From a single Calothrix sp. NIES-2098 genomic region:
- a CDS encoding ferritin Dps family protein codes for MQELDHKKTIDLLNAIMEFELAGVVRYTHYSLMVTGPNRIPIVAFFKAQASESLLHAQQVGEILTGLDGHPSLRIAPMEETYQHSVKDILAESLSHEKKALDLYKNLLETVTNASIYLEEFARSMIGQEEMHNLELKKMLRDFS; via the coding sequence ATGCAAGAGCTTGACCACAAAAAAACCATCGACCTATTGAATGCAATTATGGAATTTGAACTAGCAGGGGTGGTGAGATATACTCATTATTCCCTGATGGTGACAGGCCCTAACCGCATTCCAATTGTGGCTTTTTTTAAAGCGCAGGCCAGTGAATCTCTACTTCACGCCCAACAAGTCGGAGAAATTCTCACAGGTTTAGATGGACATCCCTCTTTGAGAATTGCGCCAATGGAAGAAACTTATCAGCATTCAGTCAAAGATATTTTGGCAGAAAGTTTATCCCATGAAAAGAAGGCGCTAGATTTGTATAAAAATCTTCTAGAAACTGTCACTAATGCCAGCATTTATCTAGAAGAGTTCGCTCGTAGCATGATTGGTCAAGAAGAAATGCATAATCTTGAACTGAAAAAAATGTTACGCGATTTTAGTTAA
- a CDS encoding multi-sensor hybrid histidine kinase: MLRILLIDDNPNDRHLAIYALQQEFSHLQIQEIGQAQDFEQALTAGEFDLVITDYQLRWSDGLTVLKAIKSRYPDCPVVMFTNSGTQEIAVEALKSGLDDYVIKSNRQSLRLPKAVRRAWENTEAQRKVAGLETRLQTLLNNLNVGVYRLQADGTLLEGNPAFFRLVGLDRINTIPENQTLESYFQREEYAELLSQLKHNSPGRDRQVPENEVREIPLRRADGTTVWVRLSKTFTTVNGITIIDGLMEDITERKQSEQKLRDSLAREQILRTKAEALEHRSSFLAEASRLLVSSLDYRTTLALVARLAVPTLADLCLVDVVGENNFIAYSEPIVAASNSELEALALELRSSNPPRANANYGSPKVLRTQQPELVIEIPDPVTGSNTKDPTHINFIQKLHITSYAIVPLTARERKLGTITFAVVQSERRYGRAELEIFQELAQRVALAIDNVRLYLDAQKANRVKDEFLAIVSHELRTPLNAMLGWTNLLRTRQMDAATQAKALETMERNAKLQRKLINDILDISRITQKSLHLNLQPIYLPLVVKSAIEDLQIVAQTKSIVVESNLDSHVKPVLGDTERLQQVMWNLLSNALKFTPQGGRVSVELKQINSCVQLTVSDTGQGISADFLPYLFDAFRQADATTTRTHAGLGLGLAIVQHLVEMHNGMVFATSDGEGKGATFTVQLPIYQPQVTQPNRVEQTRQQDFPSLPGLRILVVDDDEDTRQMLAFILEQCEVQVTTAASATEALNIFSQSKPDILLCDVGMPHEDGYSLISKIRSQEDDRQRIPAVALTAFARDEDRQQAIAAGFNQHLAKPVNLYELVAVVVSLAQQTAIA; this comes from the coding sequence ATGTTACGCATTCTCCTAATTGATGACAATCCTAATGACCGTCATCTGGCGATTTATGCCCTACAACAAGAATTTTCTCATCTTCAAATCCAGGAAATTGGACAAGCACAGGATTTTGAGCAGGCATTGACGGCGGGAGAATTTGACTTGGTAATTACCGACTACCAGCTGCGGTGGAGTGATGGTTTAACTGTACTCAAGGCCATTAAAAGTCGCTATCCTGACTGTCCAGTGGTGATGTTTACCAATAGTGGCACTCAGGAAATTGCCGTTGAAGCCCTGAAATCGGGCTTAGACGATTACGTCATCAAGTCTAACAGGCAATCTTTGCGCTTACCCAAAGCCGTGCGTCGCGCCTGGGAAAATACTGAAGCTCAACGCAAAGTTGCAGGATTAGAGACACGCTTGCAAACCCTGCTGAATAATTTAAATGTCGGGGTGTATCGTTTACAGGCAGATGGAACATTATTAGAAGGTAATCCAGCGTTTTTCCGTCTAGTCGGTTTAGATCGCATCAACACTATCCCCGAAAATCAAACTCTTGAATCTTATTTTCAGCGAGAAGAGTATGCCGAACTTCTGAGCCAATTAAAACACAATAGCCCAGGACGCGATCGCCAAGTTCCAGAGAACGAGGTGCGGGAAATTCCCCTGCGACGCGCTGATGGCACAACCGTATGGGTAAGGCTGAGTAAAACCTTCACTACCGTTAATGGCATCACTATCATTGACGGATTGATGGAAGATATCACCGAACGCAAACAATCCGAGCAAAAACTGCGTGACTCGCTAGCACGGGAACAAATACTTCGTACTAAAGCTGAGGCATTAGAGCATCGCTCTAGTTTTTTGGCTGAGGCCAGTCGGTTATTAGTTTCTTCTTTAGACTACCGCACAACCTTAGCCCTCGTGGCTCGTTTGGCAGTGCCTACTCTGGCTGATTTATGTTTGGTAGATGTTGTGGGTGAAAATAACTTCATCGCCTATAGCGAACCAATTGTAGCGGCATCTAACTCAGAACTAGAAGCACTAGCACTCGAACTGAGAAGTAGCAATCCACCGCGTGCTAATGCTAATTATGGTTCCCCTAAGGTGCTAAGAACCCAACAGCCAGAGTTAGTTATAGAAATTCCCGATCCAGTAACAGGCTCCAACACAAAAGATCCAACTCATATCAACTTTATTCAAAAACTTCATATCACTTCTTACGCGATCGTGCCCCTGACAGCAAGGGAGCGAAAACTAGGCACAATAACTTTTGCTGTAGTTCAATCGGAACGTCGCTATGGTCGAGCAGAGTTAGAGATATTTCAAGAACTGGCTCAACGAGTTGCTTTAGCAATTGATAACGTCAGGCTTTATCTCGATGCCCAAAAAGCTAACCGGGTAAAAGACGAGTTTTTGGCGATCGTTTCCCACGAACTACGCACGCCGCTAAACGCCATGCTGGGATGGACGAACTTGCTCAGAACTCGCCAGATGGATGCCGCTACTCAAGCAAAAGCCTTGGAGACGATGGAACGCAACGCCAAACTCCAACGCAAGCTGATTAATGACATTCTTGACATTTCTCGCATCACTCAAAAAAGCCTGCATTTGAATCTACAACCGATTTACCTGCCTCTTGTTGTCAAGTCCGCGATCGAAGACTTACAGATCGTTGCGCAAACTAAGTCCATCGTTGTTGAGTCAAACCTCGATTCTCATGTCAAACCAGTATTAGGCGATACAGAGCGATTGCAGCAAGTCATGTGGAATTTATTATCTAATGCTCTCAAGTTTACTCCTCAGGGCGGACGAGTCAGTGTTGAACTCAAGCAAATTAATTCCTGCGTTCAGCTAACTGTTAGCGACACAGGACAAGGAATTAGCGCAGATTTCCTTCCTTACTTATTCGATGCTTTCCGTCAGGCGGATGCAACCACAACTCGAACCCATGCAGGATTAGGATTAGGGCTGGCGATCGTCCAACATTTAGTGGAAATGCATAACGGTATGGTTTTTGCCACTAGCGATGGCGAAGGTAAGGGAGCCACATTCACAGTGCAATTGCCTATCTATCAGCCTCAAGTTACCCAACCCAATCGAGTTGAGCAAACCAGACAGCAGGATTTTCCATCGCTTCCAGGCTTACGGATACTAGTAGTAGATGATGATGAAGACACCAGGCAAATGCTCGCATTCATCCTTGAGCAATGCGAAGTACAAGTGACAACAGCAGCATCAGCCACAGAAGCTTTAAACATCTTTTCCCAATCTAAACCGGATATTCTGCTGTGTGATGTAGGAATGCCACATGAAGATGGTTACTCCTTGATTAGCAAGATTAGAAGCCAAGAAGATGACAGACAAAGGATACCAGCCGTTGCCTTAACTGCCTTTGCTAGAGATGAAGATCGACAACAGGCGATCGCCGCAGGATTTAACCAACATCTAGCTAAACCAGTCAATCTCTATGAGTTAGTGGCAGTAGTTGTCAGCTTGGCTCAACAAACTGCGATCGCCTAG
- a CDS encoding two-component response regulator, protein MNPHRDDILLVEDNPKDVLLIQRALRKANISNSLQIVNDGDAAVLYLSGEEPYSDRTLYPLPVLILLDLKLPRRSGSEVLRWLRQQPLLKRIPVVVLTSSKEYADINLVYDMGVNAYIVKPVAFNDLVEIVKTLNLHWIVFNEKPQVETA, encoded by the coding sequence ATGAATCCACACCGAGATGATATTTTGCTTGTAGAAGACAACCCTAAAGATGTTTTGCTAATTCAACGAGCGCTGCGTAAGGCCAATATCTCCAATTCGCTTCAGATAGTCAATGATGGCGATGCCGCTGTGCTGTATTTATCTGGAGAGGAACCTTATAGCGATCGCACTCTTTATCCTTTACCCGTACTGATCTTACTCGACCTCAAACTACCACGCAGGTCTGGGTCGGAAGTGCTAAGGTGGTTACGCCAGCAACCATTACTCAAGCGCATACCTGTAGTGGTTCTCACCTCTTCTAAAGAGTATGCCGACATCAACCTGGTCTACGATATGGGTGTCAATGCTTACATAGTCAAACCTGTTGCCTTCAACGATCTAGTAGAAATCGTCAAAACGCTTAACTTACATTGGATCGTTTTTAATGAAAAGCCACAAGTTGAAACTGCGTAA
- a CDS encoding cobalamin biosynthesis protein CbiM, which yields MHIPDGFVSVPVAGATGLASAAALLIAFRRSQEALGIRRAPILGLTTAFIFAAQMINFPVAGGTSGHLLGGTLAAVVLGSPWAGTLCISTVLIIQAVLFADGGITALGANIFNMAVIGVWVGWGLTQTLQRLFGGSRGRLPLAAGIAAGVSVVVAAIACAIQLALSGTAPAGIVLGTMTGTHILIGIGEGLITGSVLVYLARERPDLLPGEQQQFRGWLVPVVSIVLVAGVLSLFASAWPDGLERVAENLGFIDLAKQVRVIVPTPLANYSVPGWGTIGTSIAGLVGAAVCFAVAFGIAKVVKPNNA from the coding sequence ATGCATATTCCTGATGGATTTGTTTCTGTACCAGTAGCAGGAGCTACGGGTCTGGCGAGTGCGGCAGCACTCTTGATTGCTTTCAGGCGATCGCAAGAAGCTTTGGGGATTCGTCGCGCTCCAATACTGGGCTTAACTACAGCCTTTATTTTTGCTGCCCAGATGATTAATTTTCCAGTGGCAGGGGGTACTAGCGGCCACTTGCTAGGAGGAACTCTAGCCGCAGTTGTTTTAGGTAGTCCTTGGGCAGGAACATTGTGCATCTCTACAGTATTAATTATCCAAGCTGTGCTGTTTGCCGATGGTGGGATCACAGCTTTGGGAGCGAATATTTTTAACATGGCAGTGATTGGTGTTTGGGTTGGCTGGGGTTTAACTCAAACATTGCAACGGCTGTTTGGCGGTTCGAGAGGGCGCTTACCCCTAGCTGCTGGCATTGCCGCAGGTGTAAGTGTAGTAGTAGCTGCGATCGCCTGTGCTATTCAGCTAGCTCTTTCGGGCACAGCACCAGCAGGTATAGTTTTAGGAACCATGACGGGTACTCATATCTTGATTGGTATTGGTGAAGGGCTAATTACTGGGAGCGTATTGGTATACCTCGCCAGAGAAAGACCCGATTTATTACCAGGGGAACAACAGCAATTTCGTGGTTGGTTAGTACCGGTTGTCAGCATTGTTTTAGTCGCAGGTGTACTCTCACTTTTTGCCTCAGCTTGGCCTGATGGTTTAGAAAGAGTTGCCGAGAATTTGGGCTTTATTGACTTAGCCAAACAAGTGCGGGTGATTGTGCCCACACCCCTAGCTAATTACAGCGTTCCGGGTTGGGGAACAATTGGTACTAGTATTGCTGGGCTTGTAGGAGCTGCGGTGTGCTTTGCTGTCGCTTTTGGAATTGCCAAGGTAGTAAAACCGAATAATGCTTAA
- a CDS encoding cobalt transport protein — protein MLKIPLPLRLQLSLIIVIGAALLKHHAWYHLGAYGAIALLWAWVLRVRIPQLGKLLGTELLFLSFLALPLGWERASFLLVRSLICLIAMNSFLLTLPPHSFGIALKSLPLPLPLKENLLLAGQYLEILQLEVTRMQRSAQLRGLKGSAGWLRYTSAATIGALYLRSLDRAERVHAAMIARGYNGQLPIDSILKPKERFTLLAACAIAACLTISSYQLIINS, from the coding sequence ATGCTTAAAATTCCCCTACCGCTACGCTTGCAACTTTCGCTGATAATTGTCATTGGTGCGGCTTTGTTAAAGCATCATGCTTGGTATCACCTGGGTGCATACGGAGCGATCGCACTTTTATGGGCTTGGGTGTTACGCGTGCGCATTCCCCAATTAGGAAAATTACTTGGTACTGAGTTGCTATTTTTATCTTTCCTAGCTTTGCCTTTGGGATGGGAGCGCGCTAGTTTTTTGCTAGTGCGTTCTCTCATCTGTCTCATTGCTATGAATAGTTTTTTGTTAACTTTACCGCCTCATAGCTTCGGCATCGCGCTCAAGAGCTTACCCCTACCATTACCGTTAAAAGAAAATTTGCTCTTAGCCGGACAGTACCTAGAAATTTTGCAGTTAGAAGTGACAAGAATGCAGCGTAGCGCTCAATTACGAGGTTTAAAAGGTTCTGCTGGCTGGCTGCGCTATACCAGTGCTGCCACGATCGGAGCCTTGTATCTGCGAAGTCTCGATCGGGCAGAGCGAGTCCACGCCGCAATGATCGCTCGTGGCTACAATGGGCAGCTACCGATAGATTCAATATTAAAACCCAAAGAGCGTTTTACCCTGTTAGCAGCTTGTGCGATCGCTGCTTGTTTAACCATTAGCTCCTACCAGTTAATCATTAACAGTTAA
- a CDS encoding two-component hybrid sensor and regulator produces MPQPTQALKVLVIDDNPGDRALVIRQLRRELTQLQAQEIRDATELSNAIAIDNFDLVITDYQLLWSNGIEVLRAIKQRYPSCPVIMFTNTGSEEIAVEAMKSGLDDYVLKQPNRYTRLATTVRVVLERLEIQRRATLLEVRLQGLLNQLKLGVFRATATGDLLECNRAFLELLSVNSLAQAQAMQPFNLQENYTQLLNLPSPQQQEIEVELRRADGRLMWTLLTTTLRKIEGESVIDGLIEDITVRKQAEIEKSQLNEILEQRVRERTRELEETNRQLAVANQDLEEFAYTISHDLREPLRAISGFSSILLRNQDAQSQANQDYLRRIIDSTQQADRLIEDLLAYSRLSRTDIPVQPINLSILISEILRQLQPELQQRQAQVQIAQPLAEVMGNRTILIQVITNLLTNAIKFVSPGVTPQIRVWSEQRENRIRLWVEDNGIGIAQQYQQQIFQVFNRLHSNEVYPGTGIGLAIVRKGVERLGGNAGVESQPQQGSRFWIELLKAVD; encoded by the coding sequence ATGCCACAACCGACTCAAGCACTCAAGGTTCTAGTAATCGATGATAATCCAGGCGATCGCGCTTTAGTCATTCGCCAATTGCGACGAGAATTGACGCAACTCCAAGCACAAGAAATTCGCGATGCCACAGAATTATCAAATGCAATAGCAATAGATAATTTTGACTTGGTTATTACCGACTACCAGCTGCTCTGGAGTAATGGAATAGAAGTTTTACGCGCTATTAAGCAGCGCTATCCATCCTGTCCGGTAATTATGTTTACTAATACAGGTAGTGAGGAGATTGCTGTTGAGGCCATGAAGTCTGGCTTAGACGACTATGTTCTCAAACAACCCAATCGCTACACTCGTCTTGCAACTACTGTACGCGTGGTTTTAGAACGGTTAGAAATTCAACGCCGAGCCACCTTGTTAGAAGTTCGCCTGCAAGGATTGCTTAACCAATTAAAGTTAGGTGTTTTTCGTGCCACTGCTACGGGAGATTTGCTGGAGTGTAACCGAGCTTTTCTAGAATTATTGAGTGTAAATTCATTAGCTCAAGCTCAGGCAATGCAGCCATTTAACTTGCAAGAGAATTATACCCAACTACTAAATCTGCCTTCACCCCAGCAGCAAGAAATCGAGGTAGAGTTACGCCGTGCTGATGGAAGATTGATGTGGACTTTGTTAACTACAACCTTGAGAAAGATTGAAGGTGAAAGCGTAATTGATGGCTTAATTGAAGATATTACGGTTCGCAAACAGGCGGAAATTGAAAAATCCCAACTTAACGAAATTCTAGAGCAGCGAGTTAGAGAGCGTACCAGAGAGCTAGAAGAAACAAATCGCCAATTAGCTGTTGCCAATCAAGACTTAGAAGAATTTGCTTACACGATTTCCCACGACTTACGCGAACCATTACGGGCGATTTCTGGTTTCAGTTCTATCTTGCTGAGAAATCAAGACGCACAATCCCAAGCCAACCAAGATTATTTGCGCCGGATTATCGACAGTACCCAGCAAGCAGATCGCCTCATTGAAGATTTACTCGCTTACAGTCGTCTCAGCCGCACGGATATACCAGTGCAACCGATTAATCTATCGATATTAATTTCAGAAATTCTCAGGCAGTTACAACCAGAATTACAGCAGCGTCAGGCACAAGTGCAAATTGCACAACCTTTAGCTGAAGTTATGGGCAATCGTACAATTCTCATCCAAGTGATTACCAACCTTCTAACCAACGCGATCAAGTTCGTTTCCCCAGGCGTAACACCGCAAATACGGGTATGGAGCGAACAACGAGAAAACCGCATCCGTCTATGGGTAGAAGACAACGGTATTGGGATTGCACAACAGTATCAACAGCAAATATTTCAAGTATTTAATCGCTTACACAGTAATGAAGTTTATCCCGGTACAGGTATTGGTTTAGCTATTGTCCGCAAAGGAGTCGAACGTCTGGGAGGAAACGCTGGTGTGGAATCCCAGCCCCAACAGGGAAGCCGATTTTGGATAGAATTATTAAAGGCTGTTGATTAA
- a CDS encoding multicopper oxidase, types 2 and 3 encodes MPNNLALGKETLWSRRQLLKLGLCGTGVTGVAALWHMANAKRKSIVKVPPLEIAAPEGVAQPMKMLRNFDYGTLKKENGRTIREFTLTAGTSVLQLNSAVSYNIWDLNGHIPGPTLRVKQGERVRILFLNKAGHSHSLHFHGIHSSDMDGIRPVSNGSATIYEFDAEPYGVHLYHCHIEPVTRHIAKGLYGMFIIDPPTPRPPADEIALVMAGYDINDDSHNEYYAFNGLPHFYMDNPIRIYKDQLVRLYVLNIIEYDPAVTFHLHANFFDVYRTGMTLTPSEKTDVITMGVAERHILEFAFRYPGKYMFHPHQDAIAEHGCMGVFEVMNA; translated from the coding sequence ATGCCCAACAACTTAGCTCTTGGGAAAGAAACACTTTGGAGCCGTCGTCAACTGCTAAAGCTGGGTCTATGTGGCACTGGTGTGACGGGAGTGGCAGCACTTTGGCACATGGCGAATGCCAAAAGAAAATCAATTGTCAAAGTTCCACCCCTAGAAATAGCAGCACCTGAAGGCGTAGCTCAACCCATGAAGATGCTAAGGAATTTCGATTATGGGACGCTGAAAAAAGAAAATGGACGTACCATCAGAGAATTTACTTTGACTGCGGGTACTTCTGTCCTTCAGCTCAATAGCGCTGTGTCTTACAACATCTGGGATTTAAACGGTCACATACCAGGGCCGACACTCAGAGTCAAACAGGGCGAACGGGTGCGGATACTATTTCTCAATAAGGCAGGACATTCCCACTCTTTACATTTTCACGGCATTCATTCATCAGACATGGATGGGATTCGCCCAGTCAGTAATGGTAGTGCCACAATCTATGAATTTGACGCCGAACCTTATGGCGTTCACTTGTATCACTGCCATATTGAACCCGTTACCCGTCATATTGCCAAAGGGTTATACGGAATGTTTATCATCGATCCGCCTACTCCCCGTCCGCCAGCTGATGAAATCGCATTAGTAATGGCTGGGTATGACATTAATGATGATAGCCACAATGAATATTACGCTTTCAACGGACTGCCCCACTTCTACATGGACAATCCGATCCGAATTTACAAAGATCAGTTAGTTCGGCTGTATGTCTTGAACATCATTGAATACGATCCGGCGGTGACTTTTCACCTTCATGCCAACTTTTTTGATGTTTATCGCACAGGGATGACTCTAACTCCTAGCGAGAAAACCGATGTCATCACGATGGGCGTAGCTGAAAGGCACATCTTGGAATTTGCGTTTCGCTATCCAGGTAAGTATATGTTCCATCCCCATCAAGATGCGATCGCAGAACACGGTTGCATGGGTGTATTTGAGGTCATGAATGCATGA
- a CDS encoding ABC transporter-related protein, translating to MKSLTSNPQSATRNPHAAVVEVQNLVYAYTNQEPVLKDISFKLNPGDRVALMGATGSGKSTLLENLIGLKQPQSGKIWIDGIPVEQKTLSQVRRLIGFSFQDANDQLFMPTILEDVTFGPRNYGVPPAVAIDRARQLLANFGLEAYANRSAHELSGGQRRLAALAAILALEPSILILDEPTNGLDPAWRRHLAQVLLNLPVQVILIASHDLNWLGKVTQRALVLANGRIPIDRDIQPLLQDGDTLDRLGLPVDW from the coding sequence TTGAAATCTTTAACTTCCAATCCCCAATCTGCAACCCGTAACCCCCACGCTGCTGTAGTGGAGGTTCAAAATTTGGTATATGCTTACACTAATCAAGAGCCAGTATTAAAAGATATTTCTTTTAAATTAAATCCAGGCGATCGCGTGGCGCTAATGGGTGCAACTGGTTCCGGGAAAAGCACCTTACTAGAAAATCTCATCGGCTTAAAACAACCACAAAGCGGAAAAATTTGGATTGATGGCATTCCTGTAGAACAGAAAACCCTATCTCAAGTACGCCGTCTAATTGGTTTTAGCTTCCAAGATGCTAACGACCAATTATTTATGCCGACTATCTTAGAAGACGTGACCTTCGGGCCGCGCAATTATGGTGTACCGCCAGCAGTTGCAATCGATCGAGCACGCCAGTTATTAGCTAATTTTGGACTGGAAGCCTACGCCAACCGTTCTGCTCACGAACTTTCTGGCGGACAAAGACGTTTAGCAGCCCTAGCAGCAATCTTAGCCTTAGAGCCGAGTATTTTGATTTTAGATGAGCCAACTAACGGTCTAGATCCTGCGTGGCGGCGTCACTTGGCGCAGGTGTTATTAAATTTGCCAGTGCAGGTAATTTTAATTGCTTCCCATGACCTCAATTGGTTAGGTAAAGTAACTCAACGTGCTTTGGTGCTGGCTAATGGTCGGATTCCCATCGACAGGGACATTCAACCACTTTTACAAGATGGAGATACTTTAGATCGGTTGGGTTTGCCAGTAGATTGGTAA
- a CDS encoding two-component hybrid sensor and regulator: MLQITQIAFRRRLLGAIALPIILLLLLSGVSIWQITRLLSAMQWVDHTDRVISQANYLQKLLLDIETGVRGYQLTGTPEFLEPYQQASSKINTAFDRLGDLVADNPTQAKRLKDIRSEQVTWYKSINQAIARQQRGEVESLAGLKDRKQITDLMRRQIADFIATEEQLRNQRADTAQKTTQIIILTSILLSIAIGGLIGYFIKWQLAKVSRSYENALSTAQEQTKNAQNSAQRLVALHEIDLAILAAESIELLIVAALQQMHQLVPYQQAFVALFDFKTRTGRIIAGHSVTGELQPPEGTQMPLTDFAREQSWQQDIYCVEDLTTENSYPPILAQLRLGGIRCCLCIPMLVEQTLLGELYLTTTQTAAFDTQTQDIAREVTAQLAIAIQQSLLREQLQNYASELEQRVSDRTADLQVANQELEAFTYSISHDLRAPLRTMQGFAQALLEDYSDQLDSIGQEYIEYITEGAVQMDTLINDLLAYSRLSRVDIQLNPVDLTLVVEEALKQISAQIQEQQAKVTVISPLPQVIAHRPTLIQVVTNLLSNAIKFVKPGIQPEVKVYAQEQKDWINLWVIDNGIGIAPQHQERIFNVFERLHGVETYPGTGIGLAIVRKSIERMGGRAGVESQPSIGSRFWIALPKANFHPHATTDSSTQGSSNR, translated from the coding sequence ATGCTGCAAATTACTCAAATTGCATTCAGGCGGAGGCTGCTCGGCGCGATCGCTCTGCCGATTATCTTACTATTACTATTGTCGGGGGTCTCCATCTGGCAAATTACCCGCCTGCTGTCAGCGATGCAGTGGGTCGATCATACCGATCGGGTGATTTCCCAAGCAAATTATTTGCAGAAATTGCTGCTGGATATAGAAACGGGAGTACGGGGTTATCAGCTGACGGGAACTCCAGAGTTTTTGGAACCTTACCAGCAAGCTAGCTCCAAAATTAACACTGCTTTCGATCGGTTGGGCGATCTAGTTGCCGACAATCCTACACAAGCTAAACGCTTAAAAGATATTCGATCGGAGCAAGTAACGTGGTACAAATCGATTAACCAAGCGATCGCTCGTCAACAACGCGGTGAAGTTGAATCTCTAGCAGGGTTGAAGGATCGCAAACAAATAACTGACTTGATGCGCCGCCAAATTGCTGATTTTATCGCTACCGAAGAGCAGCTACGCAATCAACGCGCCGACACAGCACAAAAGACTACTCAAATAATCATCCTCACGAGTATTCTTTTGTCAATCGCAATTGGTGGCTTGATTGGCTACTTTATCAAATGGCAGTTGGCAAAAGTTTCCCGCAGCTATGAAAATGCTCTCTCAACTGCCCAAGAACAAACAAAAAATGCCCAAAATTCTGCGCAAAGACTCGTAGCCTTACATGAAATTGACCTGGCAATTTTGGCGGCCGAGTCTATTGAATTACTGATCGTAGCTGCTTTGCAACAAATGCATCAATTAGTACCTTACCAGCAGGCTTTTGTTGCCCTATTCGATTTTAAAACAAGAACTGGTCGGATTATAGCTGGCCATAGTGTCACCGGAGAATTGCAACCTCCTGAAGGTACTCAAATGCCATTAACAGATTTTGCCCGAGAGCAAAGCTGGCAGCAAGATATTTATTGTGTAGAAGACTTGACAACTGAGAATTCCTATCCGCCGATTTTAGCTCAGTTGCGCTTAGGGGGAATTCGCTGTTGCCTGTGTATTCCCATGCTGGTTGAACAAACACTGCTGGGAGAACTTTACCTAACAACAACACAAACAGCCGCTTTTGATACTCAAACTCAAGATATTGCTCGTGAAGTCACCGCGCAATTAGCGATCGCCATCCAACAATCTCTGCTACGCGAACAACTGCAAAACTATGCTTCCGAGTTAGAGCAGCGTGTGAGCGATCGCACAGCCGACTTACAAGTAGCAAATCAAGAGTTAGAAGCTTTTACTTATTCCATCTCCCACGACTTACGCGCACCATTACGCACTATGCAAGGTTTTGCCCAAGCATTACTAGAAGACTACAGCGACCAACTTGATTCAATTGGGCAAGAATACATAGAGTATATTACTGAAGGTGCTGTGCAGATGGATACTTTAATCAACGATCTGCTCGCCTACAGTCGCCTCAGCCGTGTTGATATCCAACTCAATCCTGTGGATTTAACTTTGGTAGTAGAAGAAGCATTAAAGCAAATTAGCGCCCAGATTCAAGAGCAACAGGCTAAAGTCACAGTCATCTCACCCCTACCCCAAGTCATAGCCCACCGCCCTACCCTCATCCAAGTCGTGACAAATTTATTGAGTAATGCGATTAAATTTGTGAAACCAGGAATACAACCAGAAGTTAAGGTTTATGCGCAGGAACAAAAAGATTGGATAAACTTATGGGTGATAGACAACGGCATTGGCATTGCGCCCCAACATCAGGAGCGTATATTCAATGTCTTTGAGCGACTGCATGGTGTGGAAACTTACCCCGGGACAGGGATTGGTTTAGCCATTGTGCGGAAAAGTATTGAGCGCATGGGTGGCCGAGCCGGGGTTGAGTCGCAACCAAGTATCGGCAGTCGTTTTTGGATTGCTCTACCAAAAGCTAATTTCCATCCTCATGCCACAACCGACTCAAGCACTCAAGGTTCTAGTAATCGATGA